The following proteins are encoded in a genomic region of Magnolia sinica isolate HGM2019 chromosome 1, MsV1, whole genome shotgun sequence:
- the LOC131255556 gene encoding F-box/LRR-repeat protein 25-like has product MLQQQHIITVQNPDHISNLPDSILHCILSFLHATDAVKTVLLSKRWAHLYPSTPNLHFQKSRLCKRNDNNFVSFVNQALILYESPTIQEFHLVFYYKGKFYTPIIDDWIRFALWKKARVLHLDLSGDSFSNWGYWKFVGIDPYSLPLDSFNNDSLTELRLNSVNINPPRIVSWKNMKRLSLEQTSMADYEMERILNGCPVLEELFLYKCNGISQLDFRGRNVRKLTVNDYDSEFGLEIWGPNVMSLNISGDIGTARHRFKSLPLWLMQLSICKCRFTPVGMIMKRASIMIFFRHFLTLFGMLEFLKSALGVFRMHGRARACLIERLIELLVSLYQDRQIGDWD; this is encoded by the exons ATGCTTCAACAACAACACATCATCACCGTTCAAAACCCTGACCACATCAGCAATCTACCAGATTCCATCCTTCATTGCATCCTCTCCTTCTTGCATGCCACCGATGCAGTGAAGACGGTCCTTCTATCAAAAAGGTGGGCCCATTTGTATCCTTCCACCCCAAATCTACACTTCCAAAAATCCCGTCTCTGCAAACGAAACGACAACAATTTCGTATCCTTCGTCAACCAAGCTTTGATTCTCTACGAAAGCCCTACCATTCAGGAATTCCATCTCGTCTTCTATTATAAAGGTAAGTTTTATACCCCCATCATTGATGACTGGATCCGCTTCGCATTGTGGAAAAAGGCCCGAGTACTCCATCTCGACCTCTCCGGTGATAGTTTTTCAAATTGGGGCTATTGGAAGTTTGTTGGGATTGATCCATACTCATTGCCCCTTGATTCGTTCAATAACGATTCGTTGACAGAGCTGAGGCTCAATTCCGTCAACATCAATCCGCCCAGGATTGTTTCTTGGAAAAACATGAAGAGGTTGTCTTTGGAACAGACCAGTATGGCGGATTATGAGATGGAACGGATTTTGAATGGGTGCCCAGTGCTCGAAGAATTGTTTCTTTACAAATGCAATGGTATTAGTCAACTCGATTTCAGGGGTCGGAATGTTAGGAAGTTGACCGTGAATGATTATGATTCGGAGTTTGGGTTGGAAATTTGGGGTCCCAATGTCATGTCCTTGAATATTTCTGGTGATATAGGCACCGCGAGACATCGTTTTAAGAGCCTTCCGCTTTGGTTAATGCAACTCTCAATTTGCAAATGTCGTTTTACACCGGTTGGGATGATTATGAAGAGAGCGAGTATCATGATATTTTTTAGGCACTTCTTGACGCTCTTCGGCATGCTAGAGTTCTTAAAGTCTGCACTTGGTGTGTTCAG GATGCATGGGCGTGCCAGAGCGTGCCTGATTGAAaggttgattgaattgttggtgtccCTTTACCAAGACAGACAGATTGGAGACTGGGATTGA
- the LOC131256097 gene encoding uncharacterized protein LOC131256097 — translation MTVLSIWELIRFPAPIFSCNCLILETGLRKWDLPGIVGLLRSSPYLETLIIKIIPTFYLNWDETFEYFMAKYYFHGVEYLASQESNLPCLEHCLKTIKIFGFIGGGDKYKKQKAWSVNRILRRSMRQGMLVKFLLKNAMVLDKMTIYASNEHEFKMIKKWSGVFSEVSKDILAFPRASSHAEVSFSYA, via the exons ATGACT GTGTTGTCAATATGGGAGTTGATAAGGTTTCCTGCTCCCATCTTTAGCTGCAATTGTCTGATACTAGAGACAGGATTGAGAAAATGGGATCTTCCTGGGATTGTAGGTTTGTTGAGGAGTTCCCCTTATCTTGAGACTCTCATTATAAAGATAATTCCCACTTTCTATCTCAAT TGGGATGaaacttttgaatattttatGGCGAAATATTATTTTCATGGAGTAGAGTACTTGGCATCACAAGAGTCCAATCTTCCTTGTCTTGAACATTGCCTCAAGACAATCAAGATATTTGGCTTCATCGGCGGGGGAGATAAATACAAGAAGCAGAAAGCTTGGTCAGTGAATCGTATTCTTAGAAGGTCAATGAGACAAGGCATGCTAGTGAAATTTTTGTTGAAGAATGCTATGGTTTTAGACAAAATGACCATCTATGCCAGCAACGAACACGAGTTTAAGATGATTAAGAAATGGTCTGGAGTATTTTCAGAGGTTTCGAAGGATATCCTAGCTTTCCCAAGAGCGTCTTCTCATGCGGAAGTATCATTTTCATATGCATAG